In the Oenanthe melanoleuca isolate GR-GAL-2019-014 unplaced genomic scaffold, OMel1.0 S002, whole genome shotgun sequence genome, GCTCTCCTGACCAtgatgtgctacgaccgctacgtgtccatctgcaaacccctgcactatgggaccctcctgggcagcagagcttgtgcccacatggcagcaactgcctgggccagtggctttctctattcactgctgcacacggccaatacattttccctgcccctgtgccagggcaatgtcctgggccagttcttctgtgaaatcccacacatccttaagctctcctgctcacactccaACCTCAGGGAACTTGAACTCATCACTGTTGGTTCCTGTTTAGCACTTGggtgttttgtgttcattgttttctcctatgtgcagatcttcagggctgtgctgaggatcccctctgagcagggatggcacaaagccttttccacctgcctcccccacctggctgtggtctccctTTTCATCATTACAGCCACATTTGCCAACCTGAAACCCCCCCTCAATGTCCTCTCTATCCCTGGATCTGgccctgtcagttctgtactcaaTGGTACCTCCAGtcctgaaccccctcatctatAGCCTGAGGAACCATGAGCTCAAGGCTGCAGTATGGAGACTGATGAATCAATGCTTTCAGGGACATTAGACTGCCGGctaatttctgtaatttaattCAAACCTGAAGTCCACTAGCTCTATAGTCCTGCTGCTTCAAACAGATTTTTACTTCCTTTAAGGATATTTGTCAAACTGAAAGGGCAATGACCTCAAAACTATAAATTTCTTTCAAGTATCCTGAAAGACAGTACCCTCTTTAAAGGATCAGACCTACTAGCATCCTCATAGGTAAAGAAAGGACTATTTACATTCAGTTCTTATTAAGCATCAGTTATCCCAGAGGATAAATTATAAAGctacaagattaaaaaaaaaaaaaaaaaaaaaaaaaagcttagtTTATATGCCCATGAAGCATTAAGCCACAAGACAAAAATCCCCAGAAACAGGGTTCATCAGCACTATTGCTGACTTTGCTGCTAATCTGAATGCTTGGCTGCCAGCAAATAGACACATCCATGGTTAAATACAGCCAGTCTCTTCCAACTGCAAAGAACATGGAGCTATCTAAAGATGCATGTGCCCATCAATATAGAAAGAGGTGCTCCTCTACCTCTTTTATGAGACGaagtaatgaatttttaatagcAGTTTCTTCTCTTGTGGGAGTCCAGGGCATTTCCGTGACTCCTTTGGGGatgcaaaaacccccatggcagacccctctgagacccccaaatggtgcccaagagctgcaggggctggatttagctccttgggagagtttgccaacactgagggaagaatcGCAAAACAAGAAAGCtagcagagtgtaaattagaatattagaatgtagaataagtaggtttttagattgtttatattaagggccatgtggtcaagatggaggaacctgggtgtggtgggccccttcttccttcttcttcatgtcatccatgttggggaggcatcctgggaaccacagattggatggggaaagaactggacaTTGTAAAGAGATTGCATGGCATTGGAAAAGGTCTGTAAACATTGTATACGTAGTTTTAGGTATAAAAGATTTGGCACAGCCCGCCTGGGGGCAGTTCTGTGATGGTCACTTTGCAGAGCAGACCTGTGTCGGGCTGATTGAAACCTTTCAGaagataagataaataaatagcctTGCAACAACACAAGGTCGTCTCAAGAAGCTTTCTTGCTGGGAACTCCGAGAGAATCCAGACTCctgaccacctgcatgtcctctcTGAGGAGGTCTCACGCCTAGAGAGACCCTCGGGGTGGAACATTCTCTCACTTGTTTTTCAGTCAGCTTTATATAATCTCTACACCGATGGGGTTTGAGATCCATTGCTGTTCACAGCCTTCCTTCAATACTTTTAAACAACATAGCCAGAGTCCTTGGCAGAATTCCAACATTACCTTCTGTCCCTGAAAGaacatacaaaagaaaaatccagttaTTACAAGGTATACGGATAAATGAGGACAGAAAGGTAACACATCTCAAAGTATACATGAAGAGTTTGAAGACAACATACAGCAAGAAGTGGAGTTTGCTTTGTATTCTCAAGGTAATAGAAATACCATCACAgaattttgaaaagtatttgGCTTTCAGGAACAGTTCATGCTCTCTATCAGTAATGGGtatgacaaaacaaaaactgctAGAGTATTTTGCATAAGTTTAGCCTtaagggaaaacaaataaaaaacccatgGCCAACAGACATGTGATAGTTTTTCAACAGTACTTCGTAAACAGCCTTCACTGTCTCAAGGTCATGAGATCTTAGCTGCTGTCCTGTACTAAAAGCCACAGAACCTCCAAAACAGTTTATGCACACCTTGCAAAGACtcatccctttccctgtcccagaCCCTTTCCTCTGAATATATTACTTTTGTACCTAAGAGACAAGGAGTCAAATAAAAGCCTCAGAGCACACCTAATCTTTCTGGATCCAAATGCAAGTTTAAAAAGGGTTCACTTACATTTGATTtctaaaacagagaaaatagaCGTGTGGAAGAGGAACTACTGCTCTGTCTCAGGCTGATAATTTCTCCTGCTTTTGAGATAGATGGACACTTAATAGTTACAGCACTAGCTGTATCACCTAAGTCAGAACTCACAAAAAATTTGGTTGGCACTCAGATGTCTAGCTAGCAGCTAAATTCCACATTAAACTCAAGTACTCTTGCATTACATTTGTTTCTCCTCATCTCCTCTCCAATCTTTTGTTTATTGCAAGGCCAGTTGTAATTCAACCTAACAGGAACAAAGCAACAGTCACCGGTGAACGAGGAAAAGTCCTAAAAACCTGCTTCATCCTTCACTTAGGTCCTTTGCCATTGACTGAATTGACAGGGTTCCCCTGTAATGTTAAAGTGCAGACAAatgataaagtactggaagtAGTCTTTAATTATAATCCAACAGAAGATTGCTTAGAAAAGAATGTCACTTCAATAAAGATTAGTTTCAAGTGACACACAACTCACTGTCCTTCTACTATTTCTTTGCATAAAATAACTGGTATTGCATCCAGAAACTGTTTCAATGTGAATCAAATCACCTCATTTGTTAAAAGGCGTTTAAAACTAACAGAAGAATGACATCTTCTGACCAGAAAGGATATAGAGCTTtgacaaaacagaaatagtGCACCAGGAGACAAGGCGTCCTAGGATATTATTAAGCTTGGGAACTCAAGCTAAGgcagaaatacatgaaaataatcaaataagtttcaaaacatttattctCTGCCTATAACTGAAACActcaaatattatttcttatttatgcaTATAAcctttataataataataaaacttcagaaaatgctACTCTGGTGTAGAGTGACTTACACTTTTCAAAATCTGTTATATAtaagatgtattttttccaaCTCCCCGGGGTACAAGATACttggagaaaaatagaaagatcACATACACCTGGCTGAAATTATAGAGCCTTCCAAAGTAATAAGACTGTTTAGGTTAACTCAGGTAGTGACTGTCTGTTGGC is a window encoding:
- the LOC130266246 gene encoding olfactory receptor 14I1-like, which codes for MSNSSSISHLLLLALADTRQLQLLHFCLFLGISLAALLGNGLIISAVACGHHLHTPMFFFLLNLALTDLGCICTTVPKAMHNSLWDTRNISYSGCAAQVFFLLFFISAELALLTMMCYDRYVSICKPLHYGTLLGSRACAHMAATAWASGFLYSLLHTANTFSLPLCQGNVLGQFFCEIPHILKLSCSHSNLRELELITVGSCLALGCFVFIVFSYVQIFRAVLRIPSEQGWHKAFSTCLPHLAVVSLFIITATFANLKPPLNVLSIPGSGPVSSVLNGTSSPEPPHL